CGGGCTAATCTATCACGGTGTTCGACTATTATGGTCGTAACTTCCGGGTCGGATAAAAGACGCATGAGTTTCCTTCTGCGCCCGTTCAGCCCGGAGCCTATTTCGGTTACCGTCTTGGCTACCGCCATACCCTGGCTGTTCGCAAATTCCAGAAGCCTGGCTACCTGCCGGTCTAAGTCCGCTCTCTGGTCAGCGCTGGATACTCTGGCGTATACAGCCGTTTTTCCTCCCTCCTTTTCTTCGCCGACCTTAACCAGTATTGTACCCGTTGGTGTTTGGTAGGCCGGAACAGGTAGCTTCCCCTCTTTGTACCATTTCCACGCGGTCTTGTAACTGATTCCTTGTTTTCTTGCCCATTCACTGAGTTTCATGTAGATATTATACCATAAACAACTACATATTCCTATCTTTTATTCAGCAGTTTTTAACCCTCCGGTTAACCCAGAAGTTTTTTTAGATCGATAACAGAAGTTGATTACTTTTTGCTGTTTTGTGCCCCTCAGGTACGATGGCTGTAACGAGGAGTTTTCCCAGCGAAAACATACAGCATTTCCGGGGCTTTGCGGCGCGTCTCCAGAGCCCTAAAATGATGATTTACCGCTGCTTGGATGACTTGATCTGGAAGAAACCTTTCTTTGGTTAGTGTCATCTTGGCGACAGACCTTAGGGACAGGCAATGATACATTAAGAAAGTGAAAGTATGCACAAAGACAAAGTTGTTCTTGGTGAAGGAGATGGGGAAGGTGAATCTTGCTTCTTGGATAGCTTTATTTGGTGTAACGGTTTTGCTGGTTGGTGAACTGGTTGCGCTTAAACAAATGAAAAACCTAATCAAATTGCTGATTATTTCCAGTATTACTGAAAGCGGGTATGTCCTGCTGGGGCTTGGTATGGGTACATATGAAGGCTTCTCAGGCGCTCTGCTGCATCTGGAATACCAAATTGTGATGCGGGGATTGGTGTTTGTGGCTGCAGCGGCTTTTATTGCACGTGGGCGCTCCCGTAGTATTGAAAGGCTCAAAGGGATAGGCAGGGCCATGCCTTTTACAGCAACTTTGTTCGGGTTCGGGTTGTTCTCAGTAATGGGCCTGTCACCGTTTAAAGGTTCTATCAGTAAGTTTTTGATCATTTATGCAGCAATTCAGAGCGGCCACTGGGTTTATGCTGCTATGGCCATACTTGGTAGTATTATTGAGGCAGTGTATCTCCTTCTGGTGATTCAAAAACTGTGCTTCGAGGAACCCGTCCAGGAAT
The sequence above is a segment of the Calderihabitans maritimus genome. Coding sequences within it:
- a CDS encoding IS607 family transposase, whose amino-acid sequence is MKLSEWARKQGISYKTAWKWYKEGKLPVPAYQTPTGTILVKVGEEKEGGKTAVYARVSSADQRADLDRQVARLLEFANSQGMAVAKTVTEIGSGLNGRRRKLMRLLSDPEVTTIIVEHRDRLAR